A window of Cryptomeria japonica chromosome 3, Sugi_1.0, whole genome shotgun sequence contains these coding sequences:
- the LOC131052065 gene encoding probable pectate lyase 5 — MASNGALQSLVHLLAIFFFVFQLVMSKSFGTSVNMTKAENVVEYHVEKPELVAQMVERSLNTSRRKLSYMSCGTGNPIDDCWRCDPNWVNNRKRLADCAIGFGKDAIGGQNGRFYIVTDPNDDDPVNPRPGTLRHAVIQTEPLWIIFQRDMVIQLKEELIMNSYKTIDGRGANVHIANGACITIQYVNNIIIHGIHIHDCKPAGNTNVRSSPTHYGYRTRSDGDGITIHGSSAIWVDHCSLSSCTDGLIDATRGSTAITISNSFFTHHDKVMLLGHSDDYTQDVKMQVTVAFNHFGEGLVQRMPRCRHGYFHVVNNDYTHWEMYAIGGSANPTINSQGNRFLASDSHKEVTKHEDAPESTWRNWNWRSEGDLMLNGAFFRASGAGASSSYTKASSMAARPSSIVGSITATSGVLTCRKGSRC, encoded by the exons ATGGCCAGCAATGGAGCCTTACAGTCGTTGGTTCATTTACTTGCTATATTCTTCTTCGTCTTCCAGTTAGTAATGTCGAAGTCATTTGGAACTTCTGTAAATATGACGAAGGCAGAAAATGTGGTTGAATATCATGTTGAGAAGCCAGAGCTAGTAGCTCAGATGGTAGAAAG GAGTCTGAATACTTCAAGAAGGAAGCTGAGTTATATGTCCTGCGGAACAGGAAACCCCATTGACGACTGTTGGCGTTGTGATCCCAACTGGGTTAATAACAGAAAGAGGCTGGCTGACTGTGCCATCGGATTTGGCAAAGACGCCATTGGAGGTCAGAATGGCAGATTTTATATAGTTACAGATCCCAATGACGATGACCCCGTCAATCCTCGACCCGGCACTCTGCGCCACGCTGTTATTCAAACCGAGCCTCTCTGGATTATTTTCCAAAGAGATATGGTTATTCAGCTGAAGGAGGAGCTCATCATGAATAGTTATAAGACTATTGATGGTAGAGGAGCCAACGTTCATATAGCAAATGGAGCTTGCATTACAATACAGTATGTGAACAACATCATCATTCATGGGATTCATATCCATGACTGTAAACCTGCGGGAAATACAAATGTGAGGAGCTCACCCACCCATTATGGGTACAGAACCAGAAGTGATGGAGATGGGATTACCATCCATGGATCAAGCGCAATTTGGGTAGACCACTGTTCATTGTCAAGCTGTACAGATGGACTGATCGACGCCACCAGAGGGTCCACTGCTATCACTATTTCAAACAGCTTTTTCACTCACCATGACAAG GTGATGCTCCTGGGACACAGCGATGACTATACCCAAGACGTTAAAATGCAAGTAACAGTTGCATTCAACCactttggagaagggcttgttcagCGTATGCCTAG ATGCCGACATGGATACTTCCATGTGGTGAACAATGATTACACCCACTGGGAAATGTACGCAATCGGTGGGAGTGCGAACCCCACTATTAACAGCCAAGGCAACAGATTCCTTGCCTCCGACTCCCACAAGGAG GTGACAAAGCATGAAGATGCACCAGAAAGTACGTGGAGGAACTGGAATTGGAGATCGGAGGGAGATCTGATGTTAAACGGGGCGTTCTTCAGAGCATCAGGAGCTGGAGCATCCTCAAGCTATACCAAAGCTTCGAGTATGGCGGCAAGGCCTTCCTCTATTGTGGGCTCTATCACTGCAACTTCAGGTGTTCTCACCTGCAGAAAAGGTTCCCGCTGTTAG